One Felis catus isolate Fca126 chromosome D1, F.catus_Fca126_mat1.0, whole genome shotgun sequence DNA segment encodes these proteins:
- the LOC101100589 gene encoding olfactory receptor 51F2-like, giving the protein MPSFNQSIFHPAVFFLTGIPGFETYHAWLSIPFCCLYAIAISGNGMILFVIFTESSLHEPMYYFLSMLSFTDLGLCLSTLVTMLGIFWFNAREISFDACIGQMFFIHGFTFMESSVLLAMAFDRFTAICNPLRYATILTNSRIIKVGFAIVIRGTTALVPLLLLLKRLSFCHGHVLHHSYCFHPDVMTLSCTDTKINSAFGLAIVISTAGLDSVFILLSYVLIIHSVLNMASPEERKKVFGTCVSHISAVAIFYIPMISLSLVHRFGKQAPPLVHTLIANVYLLIPPVMNPIIYSVKTKQIRKAVLKIFLSKMI; this is encoded by the coding sequence ATGCCATCCTTCAATCAGAGCATTTTCCACCCTGCAGTCTTCTTTCTTACTGGCATCCCTGGCTTTGAAACTTACCATGCCTGGCTCTCCATCCCTTTTTGTTGTCTCTATGCCATTGCCATCTCTGGGAATGGCATGATCCTGTTTGTGATCTTCACTGAGTCGAGCCTCCATGAACCCATGTACTATTTCCTCTCCATGCTATCTTTCACGGACCTAGGACTATGCCTTTCCACATTGGTCACCATGCTGGGTATTTTCTGGTTCAATGCTCGAGAAATTAGTTTTGATGCCTGCATTGGTCAAATGTTCTTTATCCATGGTTTCACATTCATGGAGTCCTCAGTACTCCTGGCGATGGCCTTTGATCGCTTCACTGCCATCTGTAACCCACTGAGATATGCCACAATCTTAACTAATTCAAGGATCATCAAAGTGGGCTTTGCCATTGTTATTAGGGGGACAACGGCTCTAGTGCCTTTACTCCTGCTCCTAAAGCGTCTGTCTTTCTGCCATGGCCATGTTCTGCACCATTCATATTGTTTCCACCCTGATGTGATGACGCTTTCATGCACAGACACCAAGATCAACAGTGCATTTGGTTTGGCCATTGTCATATCAACTGCTGGCCTAGACTCTGTGTTTATCCTCCTTTCCTATGTTCTGATCATCCACTCTGTGCTCAACATGGCCTCCCCAGAGGAGCGGAAAAAGGTCTTTGGTACCTGTGTCTCACACATAAGTGCTGTTGCCATCTTCTACATTCCCATGATCAGCTTGTCACTGGTGCATAGATTTGGGAAGCAAGCCCCTCCCCTTGTGCACACTCTCATTGCCAATGTTTATCTGCTCATCCCTCCTGTGATGAATCCCATAATCTACAGTGTGAAAACCAAGCAAATTCGTAAGGCAGTGCTCAAAATATTCCTTTCTAAGATGAtttag